The proteins below are encoded in one region of Macrococcus armenti:
- a CDS encoding phage holin yields MDNNEVIIGGAIDNEEISQETTTYEQDIVKEVEAEAVTDFIKQIAYMIVSLIPVLAGFGFSYDWLNEDTVTQVSTAIITIVSAIITLIGIYKNHFSGKNAKAQKIALKKNGLK; encoded by the coding sequence GTGGATAATAACGAAGTAATCATCGGTGGAGCAATCGATAACGAGGAGATATCGCAAGAAACGACTACTTACGAGCAGGACATCGTTAAGGAGGTTGAGGCCGAAGCAGTAACGGACTTCATTAAGCAGATTGCGTATATGATCGTATCACTTATTCCGGTGCTTGCCGGCTTTGGCTTTTCATACGATTGGCTGAACGAAGATACAGTTACGCAGGTATCAACGGCAATAATTACGATTGTTAGCGCAATAATAACGCTTATCGGTATCTATAAGAATCACTTTAGCGGTAAGAATGCAAAGGCGCAGAAGATTGCGTTAAAGAAGAACGGCTTAAAATAA